The Kitasatospora sp. NBC_00374 genome has a segment encoding these proteins:
- a CDS encoding GlxA family transcriptional regulator, whose protein sequence is MHQVVVLALPGVIPFELGIPAKVFGLAYDADGRPLYRVITCGLDGRPVPSSADFAIAVEHDASALETADTVVIAPSHDPGLLNGELPPGLAEALARIRAGTRLVSICTGSFVLAAAGLLDGRPSTTHWHHTARYRRLFPDTLLDPDVLFTDDGDVLTSAGAAAGLDLCLHLIRRDHGSEIANGAARRCVVPAWREGGQAQFVERPVPLPTGSDTAAVRDWALRELHRPLQLAELATRAGMSVRTFSRRFLAETGQTPGQWLTAQRLGLARGLLEGSDLPVDQVAERSGFGSAASLRQHLAASLGVSPAAYRRTFRGSTRPRHGSAAVRRENAAA, encoded by the coding sequence ATGCACCAGGTCGTCGTCCTCGCCCTCCCCGGCGTCATCCCCTTCGAGCTCGGCATCCCCGCCAAGGTCTTCGGCCTGGCCTACGACGCCGACGGGCGCCCGCTCTACCGGGTCATCACCTGCGGTCTGGACGGGCGCCCGGTGCCCTCCAGCGCGGACTTCGCGATCGCCGTCGAGCACGACGCGAGCGCTCTGGAGACCGCCGACACCGTGGTGATCGCCCCCAGCCACGACCCGGGCCTGCTGAACGGCGAACTGCCGCCCGGGCTCGCCGAGGCGCTGGCCCGGATCCGGGCCGGCACCCGGCTGGTGTCGATCTGCACCGGCTCGTTCGTGCTGGCCGCGGCCGGGCTGCTGGACGGCCGCCCGTCGACCACGCACTGGCACCACACCGCCCGGTACCGCCGGCTCTTCCCGGACACCCTGCTCGACCCCGACGTGCTGTTCACCGACGACGGCGACGTGCTGACCTCCGCGGGCGCCGCCGCCGGGCTGGACCTCTGCCTGCACCTGATCCGCCGCGACCACGGCAGCGAGATCGCCAACGGCGCCGCCCGCCGGTGTGTGGTGCCCGCCTGGCGCGAGGGCGGGCAGGCCCAGTTCGTCGAGCGCCCGGTGCCGCTGCCGACCGGCTCCGACACCGCCGCCGTCCGCGACTGGGCCCTGCGCGAGCTGCACCGACCGCTCCAGCTCGCCGAGCTGGCGACCCGCGCGGGCATGAGCGTACGGACGTTCAGCCGGCGCTTCCTGGCCGAGACCGGGCAGACCCCCGGCCAGTGGCTCACCGCCCAGCGCCTCGGTCTGGCCCGCGGCCTGCTGGAGGGCAGCGACCTGCCCGTCGACCAGGTCGCCGAACGCTCCGGCTTCGGCAGCGCGGCCTCACTGCGCCAGCACCTGGCCGCCTCGCTCGGCGTCTCCCCCGCCGCCTACCGGCGGACCTTCCGCGGCTCCACCCGGCCCCGGCACGGCTCGGCCGCCGTGCGCCGGGAGAACGCCGC
- a CDS encoding NADP-dependent oxidoreductase yields the protein MAAKMTVVTQDALGGPEVLRTEERERPVPGPTEVLVRVHAAGINPTDFKTRAFGGLLRAEPPFVLGHDVSGVVEAVGVGVTLFEPGDEVYGMLDYPNLLGGYGEYVTAPARRFVPKPAALSHAEAAALPLVALTAWQALTDRAGLQPGQRVLVHAAAGGVGHVAVQLAKALGGYVIGTASAGKHGFVKGLGADEVIDYTAVDFASAVSEVDVVLDTVGDDYSARSLPLVRDGGTLVSLAGWAVNEVKPQAAERGVWAGFLLVEPDRAALLAVNELVAAGKLRVEVSTVLPLAEAAKAHELLESGRTVGKIVLSVAD from the coding sequence ATGGCGGCGAAGATGACGGTGGTCACCCAGGACGCGCTGGGCGGCCCGGAGGTGCTGCGGACCGAGGAGCGGGAGCGTCCGGTACCCGGGCCGACCGAGGTGCTGGTCCGGGTGCACGCGGCGGGCATCAACCCGACCGACTTCAAGACCCGGGCCTTCGGCGGTCTGCTGCGCGCCGAGCCGCCGTTCGTGCTCGGCCACGACGTCTCGGGCGTGGTGGAGGCCGTCGGCGTCGGGGTGACGCTGTTCGAGCCGGGGGACGAGGTCTACGGGATGCTCGACTACCCGAACCTGCTCGGCGGGTACGGCGAGTACGTGACCGCCCCCGCCCGCCGTTTCGTGCCGAAGCCGGCCGCTCTCTCGCACGCCGAGGCCGCGGCCCTGCCGCTGGTCGCGCTGACCGCCTGGCAGGCGCTCACCGACCGGGCGGGGCTGCAGCCGGGCCAGCGGGTCCTGGTGCACGCGGCGGCCGGCGGAGTCGGGCATGTGGCGGTCCAACTCGCCAAGGCGCTCGGCGGGTACGTGATCGGTACGGCGAGCGCGGGCAAGCACGGGTTCGTCAAGGGCCTGGGCGCGGACGAGGTGATCGACTACACCGCCGTGGACTTCGCCTCGGCGGTCTCCGAGGTCGACGTGGTGCTCGACACGGTCGGCGACGACTACAGCGCCCGGTCGCTGCCGCTGGTGCGGGACGGCGGCACGCTGGTCTCGCTGGCAGGCTGGGCCGTGAACGAGGTGAAGCCGCAGGCCGCCGAGCGCGGCGTCTGGGCGGGCTTCCTGCTGGTCGAGCCGGACCGGGCGGCGTTGCTGGCCGTCAACGAGCTGGTGGCGGCCGGGAAGCTGCGGGTGGAGGTCAGCACCGTGCTGCCGCTGGCGGAGGCCGCGAAGGCGCACGAGCTGCTGGAGTCCGGCCGCACCGTGGGCAAGATCGTCCTTTCGGTCGCGGACTGA